From one Oceanimonas doudoroffii genomic stretch:
- a CDS encoding acetyl-CoA C-acetyltransferase, whose product MQDVVIVAATRTPIGSFQGALANIPAHRLGAIVIRHLLEQTSVNPTDVDEIILGQVLSAGVGQNPARQAAIAAGLPVTVPAMTLNKVCGSGLKALQLASQAIRCGDADIVIAGGQENMSLAPYVLPKARTGLRMGHAELVDSMIQDGLWDAFNDIHMGITAENLVEKYSISREQQDAFAAASQQKAMAAIESGRFRQEICPVTIPQRKGEPLLFDTDEQPRPGITPESLATLRPAFRKDGSVTAGNASSLNDGAAAVLLMSANRARAMGLPVLARVSACASAGVEPTIMGIGPVPATRRCLEKAGWPLEQLDLIEANEAFAAQALAVGRELGWDPERVNVNGGAIALGHPIGASGCRVLVTLVHELVRRNASRGLATLCIGGGQGVAMAIERP is encoded by the coding sequence ATGCAAGACGTTGTTATCGTTGCCGCCACCCGTACGCCTATCGGCAGCTTTCAGGGGGCATTGGCCAACATTCCAGCCCATCGGTTGGGCGCCATTGTTATCCGTCATCTGCTGGAGCAGACCAGTGTAAATCCGACTGATGTGGATGAAATCATTCTCGGACAGGTACTGAGCGCCGGCGTCGGCCAGAACCCCGCTCGCCAGGCAGCCATTGCAGCTGGCCTGCCGGTCACTGTGCCGGCCATGACCTTGAACAAGGTCTGCGGATCCGGGCTCAAGGCACTGCAACTGGCCAGCCAGGCCATTCGTTGCGGTGATGCCGACATCGTGATCGCCGGCGGCCAGGAAAACATGAGCCTGGCCCCTTACGTGCTGCCCAAGGCCAGAACAGGCCTGCGTATGGGCCATGCCGAGCTGGTTGACAGCATGATCCAGGACGGCCTGTGGGATGCCTTTAACGACATTCACATGGGCATCACGGCCGAAAACCTGGTGGAGAAATACAGCATCAGCCGCGAGCAACAAGATGCCTTTGCCGCCGCCTCCCAGCAAAAGGCCATGGCCGCGATCGAAAGTGGCCGTTTCCGCCAGGAAATCTGTCCGGTGACCATCCCCCAGCGTAAGGGTGAGCCCCTGCTGTTTGATACCGATGAGCAGCCCCGCCCCGGTATTACTCCGGAATCTCTGGCCACGCTGCGGCCTGCCTTTCGCAAGGACGGCAGTGTTACCGCCGGCAATGCCTCCAGCCTGAATGACGGAGCCGCCGCCGTGCTGCTGATGAGCGCCAACCGGGCTCGGGCTATGGGCTTGCCGGTGCTGGCCCGAGTCAGTGCCTGTGCCAGCGCCGGTGTGGAGCCCACCATCATGGGCATAGGACCGGTGCCGGCTACCCGTCGCTGCTTGGAAAAAGCGGGCTGGCCCCTGGAGCAGTTAGACTTGATTGAAGCCAACGAGGCTTTCGCCGCCCAGGCCCTGGCGGTAGGCAGAGAGCTGGGCTGGGATCCGGAGCGTGTCAATGTCAACGGCGGCGCCATTGCCCTCGGTCATCCCATCGGGGCCTCGGGCTGCCGGGTGCTGGTCACCCTGGTACATGAGCTGGTACGGCGTAATGCCAGCCGAGGGCTGGCTACCCTGTGCATCGGCGGCGGCCAGGGCGTGGCCATGGCCATAGAGCGCCCCTGA
- the betT gene encoding choline BCCT transporter BetT, with translation MTDVKPREVGGFHINSTIFYGSLSGVVFFLLYAILYTDQAAQVFSEGLAWVNHTFGWYYMLATVAYLVFILYISLSRFGKVRLGTDDARPEFSLISWAAMLFAAGIGIDVLFFSVAEPLSHYLLPPELAPESREAIRHAVPQTFFHWGLTGWAMYALMGAALAYFSYRHKLPLAIRSTLFPLLGKRINGPIGYLVDIAAVIGTVFGIATSLGIGVMQLNYGLGIMFGLPENLTNQVFLIIAVVIIAAFSAMSGVDKGIRRLSEVNMLLATGLLLFVLYQGNTLGLLDTLVLNIGDYVTDFVALSFNTYALSGEQAQQWKGWWTVFFWSWWIAWTPFIGMFLARISKGRTLREFAIGALLIPLGFMIAWMSVFGNSGIELVASQGLKALGEQALNSPQSTIYTLLEQYPYVGLTTAVVLVLAVLFFVTSADSGALVLANFTSVLPGADSDAPAYLRALWAAIIGAVTIVLLLAGGLNALQSVVVIAALPFSLVLFASIAGLYKALAREVDGQVIPKRQAMAFGEDWRQRLHATLKRGGKVEITGFLNNTVRPAVEMFAQELRENGKTVTVEQQNIDSNGACLTLKVQWRDELYFVYEIRPQPLFLCHEPLSDTRSTEVALRVFLAGGKEGSCLAGYQFDDVLHDLVFEFEHFVQIQALTSNDNDPGYTIVPDGRLPDMA, from the coding sequence ATGACAGATGTTAAACCCCGGGAAGTGGGTGGGTTCCATATCAATTCGACTATCTTCTACGGTTCATTGTCCGGTGTAGTCTTTTTTCTTCTATACGCCATTTTATATACCGACCAGGCCGCGCAGGTGTTCAGTGAAGGGCTGGCCTGGGTCAACCATACCTTCGGCTGGTATTACATGCTGGCCACCGTGGCCTATCTGGTGTTTATTCTGTATATCAGCCTGTCTCGCTTCGGCAAGGTGCGTCTGGGTACCGATGACGCCAGGCCCGAATTTTCATTGATCTCCTGGGCCGCCATGCTGTTTGCCGCCGGCATCGGGATTGACGTGCTGTTTTTCAGTGTCGCCGAACCCTTGTCGCATTACCTGCTTCCCCCCGAACTTGCGCCTGAAAGCCGAGAGGCTATACGCCACGCCGTGCCCCAGACCTTCTTCCACTGGGGGCTGACCGGTTGGGCCATGTATGCACTGATGGGGGCGGCGCTGGCCTATTTCAGCTATCGTCACAAGCTGCCGCTGGCCATTCGCAGCACGCTGTTTCCACTGCTCGGCAAGCGTATCAACGGACCCATCGGTTACCTGGTGGATATTGCCGCCGTGATCGGCACCGTCTTCGGTATCGCCACCAGCCTCGGGATAGGCGTCATGCAGCTGAACTATGGCCTAGGCATCATGTTCGGCTTGCCCGAGAACCTGACGAATCAGGTTTTCTTGATTATCGCCGTGGTCATTATCGCGGCCTTTTCTGCCATGAGCGGCGTGGACAAGGGTATTCGCCGGTTATCCGAAGTCAACATGCTGCTGGCCACTGGATTATTGCTGTTCGTGCTTTATCAGGGTAATACTCTGGGGCTGCTGGACACGCTGGTGTTGAATATCGGTGATTATGTCACAGACTTTGTGGCGCTAAGCTTTAATACCTACGCGCTTTCCGGTGAGCAGGCTCAGCAATGGAAAGGCTGGTGGACGGTGTTCTTCTGGTCTTGGTGGATCGCCTGGACCCCGTTTATCGGCATGTTTTTGGCGCGAATTTCAAAGGGGCGCACCCTGCGAGAGTTTGCCATTGGGGCCCTGCTGATCCCCCTTGGTTTCATGATAGCCTGGATGTCGGTATTCGGAAATTCGGGCATTGAGCTGGTTGCCAGCCAGGGTCTGAAGGCGCTGGGCGAACAGGCATTGAACAGCCCACAGAGCACCATTTATACCTTGTTGGAGCAATATCCCTATGTGGGGCTGACCACGGCGGTTGTGCTGGTACTCGCAGTGCTCTTCTTTGTGACGTCGGCCGACTCCGGTGCACTGGTGCTGGCAAATTTCACTTCGGTCTTGCCGGGAGCCGACAGTGATGCTCCAGCTTATCTGCGTGCGTTATGGGCGGCCATTATCGGTGCCGTTACCATAGTGCTGCTGCTGGCCGGTGGCCTGAATGCTCTGCAAAGTGTGGTAGTCATAGCGGCGTTGCCGTTTTCCTTGGTCTTGTTTGCCAGTATCGCGGGGTTATACAAGGCGCTGGCACGGGAAGTGGACGGGCAGGTGATACCGAAGAGGCAAGCGATGGCCTTTGGGGAGGACTGGCGCCAGAGGCTGCATGCCACACTGAAACGAGGGGGCAAGGTTGAGATCACCGGATTTCTGAATAACACGGTACGCCCAGCGGTAGAGATGTTTGCTCAGGAGCTCAGGGAGAATGGCAAAACGGTAACCGTTGAGCAGCAGAATATTGACTCGAATGGCGCTTGTCTGACATTAAAAGTGCAGTGGCGCGATGAACTTTATTTTGTCTACGAAATCAGGCCGCAACCTCTGTTTCTGTGTCATGAGCCATTGTCGGACACTCGGTCCACGGAGGTGGCATTGAGGGTGTTTCTGGCGGGTGGTAAAGAGGGCAGCTGCTTGGCCGGTTATCAGTTTGATGATGTGCTGCATGACCTGGTGTTCGAGTTCGAGCACTTTGTCCAGATACAGGCTTTGACCAGCAATGATAACGATCCCGGGTATACGATTGTTCCGGACGGAAGATTGCCTGACATGGCGTGA
- a CDS encoding CoA transferase subunit A, with protein sequence MAGFDKRVGSYAEALEGLENGMTLLAGGFGLCGIPENLIAEIKRKGTRELTVVSNNCGIDGFGLGILLEDRQVRKMISSYVGENALFEQQLLNGELEVELTPQGTLAEKLRAGGAGIPAFYTATGYGTLVAEGKEVREFNARPHIFEQAITGDFAIVKGWKADHFGNVVYRHTAQNFNPLAATAGKITVVEVEEIVEPGELEPSQIHTPGIYVDRIICGKFEKRIEKRTLRG encoded by the coding sequence ATGGCAGGTTTCGATAAGCGAGTGGGCTCCTATGCAGAAGCCCTTGAAGGCCTTGAGAATGGCATGACTCTTCTGGCCGGTGGATTTGGTTTGTGCGGTATCCCCGAAAACCTGATTGCCGAGATCAAACGCAAGGGGACCCGGGAGCTGACCGTGGTCTCCAACAACTGCGGAATAGACGGCTTTGGTCTCGGTATCCTGTTGGAAGACCGGCAAGTCCGCAAAATGATCTCTTCCTACGTGGGAGAAAATGCACTGTTTGAGCAGCAACTGCTTAACGGTGAGCTGGAAGTGGAGCTGACGCCTCAGGGCACACTGGCCGAAAAGTTGCGCGCTGGCGGTGCCGGCATTCCCGCTTTCTATACCGCCACCGGTTACGGCACGCTGGTTGCCGAAGGCAAGGAAGTACGCGAGTTCAATGCTCGTCCCCACATTTTTGAGCAGGCCATTACCGGCGATTTTGCCATCGTCAAGGGCTGGAAAGCCGATCATTTCGGCAACGTGGTCTACCGCCATACCGCACAGAACTTCAACCCCCTGGCCGCCACCGCCGGCAAAATCACCGTGGTCGAAGTCGAGGAAATTGTCGAGCCCGGCGAGCTGGAGCCAAGCCAGATCCATACCCCGGGTATCTATGTGGATCGCATTATCTGCGGCAAGTTCGAGAAGCGTATCGAAAAGCGAACCCTGCGTGGCTGA
- a CDS encoding CoA transferase subunit B, with product MALSREQMAQRVARELQDGFYVNLGIGIPTMVANYVPEGMEVMLQSENGLLGMGAFPTEEELDADMINAGKQTVTARTGASIFNSAESFAMIRGGHVDLTVLGAFEVDVNGNIASWMIPGKLIKGMGGAMDLVAGADNIIVTMTHASKGGESKLLPHCTLPLTGAGCIKRVLTDLAYLEIADGAFILRERAPGVSVEEIKTKTAGKLIVPDHVPEMTFAN from the coding sequence ATGGCACTTTCCCGCGAACAAATGGCCCAGCGTGTCGCCCGCGAATTGCAGGACGGCTTTTACGTCAATCTGGGCATCGGCATCCCCACCATGGTGGCCAACTATGTCCCTGAAGGCATGGAAGTCATGCTTCAGTCCGAAAACGGCCTGCTCGGCATGGGCGCCTTTCCTACCGAGGAAGAGTTGGACGCCGATATGATCAACGCCGGCAAACAAACGGTCACCGCGCGCACTGGCGCTTCCATTTTTAACTCGGCTGAGTCTTTCGCCATGATCCGCGGCGGGCATGTTGATCTGACCGTGCTGGGTGCCTTTGAGGTGGACGTCAACGGCAACATTGCCTCCTGGATGATCCCGGGCAAGCTGATCAAGGGCATGGGCGGCGCCATGGATCTGGTGGCGGGTGCCGACAATATCATCGTCACCATGACCCATGCGTCAAAAGGCGGAGAGTCCAAGCTGCTCCCTCACTGCACCCTGCCATTGACCGGCGCCGGCTGCATCAAGCGGGTACTCACCGATCTCGCCTACCTGGAGATCGCCGATGGCGCTTTTATTCTGCGCGAGCGGGCACCGGGTGTCAGTGTGGAAGAGATCAAGACCAAAACCGCCGGCAAGCTGATCGTGCCCGACCATGTACCGGAAATGACCTTCGCTAACTAA
- a CDS encoding LysR substrate-binding domain-containing protein, producing the protein MVGAGLGVSAVPALCIEQMHELGARCVPLHDPVIERQVGILTKTEHELSMAAQALHDTLVASSVPPLG; encoded by the coding sequence ATGGTAGGGGCTGGGCTCGGGGTCAGTGCGGTACCGGCACTGTGCATCGAGCAGATGCACGAACTAGGGGCGCGCTGTGTGCCGTTGCATGATCCGGTAATCGAAAGACAGGTCGGTATTCTGACCAAGACGGAGCACGAATTATCTATGGCCGCCCAGGCACTTCACGACACACTGGTTGCTTCATCGGTTCCACCTTTGGGTTAA
- a CDS encoding TRAP transporter small permease subunit — protein MNSLTRLTDRVALLMYWLGGVLIVAMMLIVVADVAARGFFSLTDGQLDLTFVGGIELVKFSLLFSMLLAFPHAVDKGQIVVDLFTQQMNAARLRFFTGGYTLGFGLLGAAWCWRFTEAAHSARQTGELTQDLLLPMSAIYQIASLALAVLALRALLVGVNIVMGTHAPEQEHHS, from the coding sequence ATGAATAGCCTGACCCGACTGACGGACAGGGTAGCCCTGCTGATGTACTGGCTCGGGGGTGTCCTGATCGTTGCCATGATGCTGATAGTGGTCGCTGATGTAGCCGCCCGGGGATTTTTTTCCCTGACCGATGGTCAGCTGGATCTGACCTTTGTGGGCGGCATTGAGCTGGTCAAGTTCAGTCTGCTGTTTTCCATGCTGCTCGCCTTTCCCCATGCGGTGGACAAGGGGCAGATAGTGGTGGATCTGTTCACCCAGCAGATGAACGCCGCCCGGCTGCGCTTTTTTACCGGTGGCTACACCCTGGGCTTCGGTCTGCTCGGCGCCGCCTGGTGCTGGCGCTTTACCGAAGCCGCTCACTCGGCCCGCCAGACCGGTGAACTGACCCAGGATCTGCTGCTGCCGATGTCCGCCATCTACCAGATCGCCTCCCTGGCCCTGGCGGTGCTGGCCCTGCGCGCCCTGCTGGTGGGAGTGAATATCGTAATGGGCACCCATGCCCCGGAACAGGAGCACCACTCATGA
- the pobA gene encoding 4-hydroxybenzoate 3-monooxygenase yields the protein MKTQVAIIGAGPSGLLLGQLLSKAGIDNVILERQTPEYVLGRIRAGVLEQGMVDLLREAGVNERMEQEGLIHEGFELALDDRLEHIDLKTLTGGKTVMVYGQTEVTRDLMEARTAGNGKSFYQTSNVALHDLKTSAPYITFDHNGERHRLDCDYIAGCDGFHGVSRKSIPEGVLTEFERVYPFGWLGLLADTPPVHEELIYARHERGFALCSMRSSTRTRYYVQVPATEKVEDWSDERFWEELRSRLPAEQAAKLVTGPSLEKSIAPLRSFVVEPMQYGHLFLLGDAAHIVPPTGAKGLNLAASDVNTMFRILVKVYREGRTDLLEKYSEVCLRRIWKAERFSWWMTSMLHDFPENDAFTKRMLQTELEYFVGSEAGRKTIAENYVGLPYEDIE from the coding sequence ATGAAAACCCAGGTTGCCATTATTGGAGCCGGCCCGTCCGGTCTGCTGCTCGGTCAACTACTGAGCAAGGCAGGGATCGACAATGTCATTCTGGAACGCCAGACGCCCGAATATGTACTGGGTCGCATCCGCGCCGGCGTTTTGGAGCAAGGCATGGTGGATCTGCTGCGAGAAGCCGGCGTCAATGAACGCATGGAGCAGGAAGGGCTTATCCACGAAGGCTTTGAGCTGGCGCTGGATGATCGTCTCGAGCATATCGATCTTAAAACGCTGACCGGTGGCAAGACCGTAATGGTTTATGGCCAAACCGAGGTCACCCGCGATCTGATGGAAGCCCGCACCGCCGGCAACGGAAAAAGCTTTTACCAGACCAGCAATGTAGCGCTGCACGATCTCAAAACCAGTGCACCCTACATCACCTTTGATCACAACGGCGAGCGCCATCGTCTGGACTGTGACTACATCGCCGGCTGCGATGGCTTCCACGGTGTTTCCCGCAAATCCATTCCTGAAGGCGTGCTGACCGAGTTTGAACGGGTCTATCCCTTTGGCTGGCTGGGCCTGCTGGCAGACACCCCTCCGGTACACGAAGAGCTTATCTATGCCCGCCATGAGCGCGGCTTTGCCCTGTGCAGCATGCGCTCGTCCACCCGTACCCGTTACTATGTTCAGGTGCCGGCCACCGAAAAAGTGGAAGACTGGTCCGATGAACGTTTCTGGGAAGAGCTGCGCAGCCGGCTTCCCGCCGAGCAGGCGGCCAAACTGGTTACCGGCCCATCGCTGGAGAAAAGCATCGCCCCCCTGCGCAGTTTCGTGGTGGAGCCCATGCAGTACGGCCACCTCTTCCTGCTGGGCGATGCCGCTCACATAGTGCCACCTACCGGCGCCAAGGGCCTGAACCTGGCCGCCAGTGACGTGAATACCATGTTCCGCATCCTGGTCAAGGTCTACCGGGAAGGGCGCACCGATTTGCTGGAAAAATATTCAGAGGTATGTCTGCGCCGCATCTGGAAAGCGGAGCGCTTCTCCTGGTGGATGACCAGCATGCTGCATGATTTTCCGGAGAACGATGCCTTTACCAAGCGCATGCTGCAGACCGAGCTGGAGTATTTCGTGGGCTCGGAAGCCGGCCGCAAGACCATTGCGGAAAACTATGTCGGCCTGCCCTATGAAGACATAGAGTAA
- a CDS encoding LysR family transcriptional regulator produces the protein MTAKQLRAFIAVAQTLNFAQACERVHLSQSALSLNIKALEDSLGGRLFSRTTRHVRLTPEGEALLPLARRLMAEWDNVQDELRQRFTLRQGRVAIAAMPSFAGNLLPALLRDFRNRYPDINVTVNDVINEQVIEMVQDCYVELGIAFEPAPSISLHFTPLYLDRFVAVVPAESVLARLQVVGWQQLLEHPFISLQRPSAVRLMLEQHLREWKLTLPVAFESHQFWPQ, from the coding sequence ATGACGGCAAAGCAACTTCGCGCCTTTATCGCGGTAGCGCAAACCCTGAATTTCGCCCAGGCCTGTGAGCGGGTACACCTGTCCCAGTCGGCACTGAGCCTCAATATCAAGGCATTGGAAGACAGCCTGGGGGGACGGCTGTTCAGTCGTACCACCCGACATGTGCGTCTGACCCCTGAAGGGGAGGCATTGCTGCCATTGGCGCGGCGCCTGATGGCTGAGTGGGACAATGTGCAGGATGAACTGCGCCAGCGTTTCACCCTGCGTCAGGGGCGGGTAGCCATAGCGGCCATGCCGTCCTTTGCCGGCAACCTGCTGCCTGCGCTGTTGCGGGATTTCCGGAACCGTTATCCGGATATCAATGTAACTGTAAACGATGTGATCAACGAGCAGGTCATTGAGATGGTGCAGGACTGCTACGTTGAACTGGGGATTGCCTTTGAGCCCGCCCCATCCATCAGCCTGCACTTTACTCCCCTGTACCTGGATCGGTTCGTTGCCGTGGTACCGGCTGAGTCAGTGCTGGCTAGGCTGCAGGTCGTTGGCTGGCAACAGTTGCTGGAGCACCCCTTTATTTCGTTGCAACGGCCGTCGGCGGTACGTCTGATGCTGGAGCAGCATCTGCGGGAGTGGAAACTGACCTTGCCGGTTGCCTTTGAAAGCCACCAGTTTTGGCCACAGTAG
- a CDS encoding TRAP transporter large permease — protein MSPALLGLLCLAGMLVMIALRCPIALAMALTGLIGFGLIVAFEPALALLEAGPFETLSNYSFSPIPMFLLMGVLASKARMSQELFSAARSLFGGWRGGMAIAAVSACGTFSAISGSSVATAASMSRVALPEMRKHGYADSLATGTLAAGGTLGIIIPPSIALLLYALITEQSVGDMFIAGLLPGLLGLVLYCATIALLVFRYPHLAQPGTATAWNQKLQDMRGFLPFMLVFALIIGGIYSGLFTPTEAAAIGAGITLIIALVRGMRWRGLMEAVSETLALSAMIFFMIVGAEIFGYFLSVSRLSFFLVELVAEWQLSPYAVLFAVLLLFVLLGCVMDSIAMLLLTVPVVMPLILSAGFDPVWFGIVAVITVELGLMTPPVGMNVFVIKSVSPEVPIGQIYKGVLPFVLSDLMRLLLLILFPVLALGLL, from the coding sequence ATGAGCCCTGCTTTGCTTGGATTACTGTGCCTGGCCGGCATGCTGGTGATGATCGCCCTGCGCTGCCCCATTGCCCTGGCCATGGCCCTGACCGGCCTGATTGGCTTTGGCCTGATCGTGGCCTTTGAGCCGGCCCTGGCCCTGCTGGAAGCCGGGCCTTTTGAAACCCTCAGCAATTACAGTTTCAGCCCCATCCCCATGTTTTTGCTGATGGGGGTGCTGGCCTCCAAGGCCCGCATGTCCCAAGAGCTGTTCAGCGCCGCCCGCTCCCTGTTTGGTGGCTGGCGCGGCGGCATGGCCATTGCCGCCGTGTCCGCCTGCGGCACCTTTTCCGCCATCTCCGGCTCCTCGGTGGCCACCGCCGCCAGCATGTCCCGGGTGGCGCTGCCGGAAATGCGCAAGCACGGCTATGCCGACTCCCTGGCTACCGGCACCCTGGCCGCCGGCGGCACCCTGGGCATTATTATTCCGCCCAGCATCGCCCTGCTGCTGTATGCGCTGATCACCGAGCAATCGGTGGGTGACATGTTTATCGCCGGCCTGCTGCCCGGCCTGCTGGGCCTGGTGCTGTATTGCGCCACCATCGCCCTGCTGGTGTTCCGCTACCCCCATCTGGCCCAACCCGGCACCGCCACCGCCTGGAACCAGAAACTGCAGGATATGCGCGGCTTTTTACCCTTTATGCTGGTGTTCGCGCTGATTATCGGTGGCATTTACAGCGGCCTGTTCACTCCCACCGAGGCCGCCGCCATCGGTGCCGGCATCACCCTGATCATCGCCCTGGTACGTGGCATGCGCTGGCGCGGTCTGATGGAGGCGGTGTCGGAGACCCTGGCGCTGTCGGCGATGATTTTCTTCATGATCGTCGGTGCCGAGATCTTTGGTTATTTTCTGTCGGTCTCCCGCCTGTCGTTTTTTCTGGTGGAGCTGGTGGCCGAATGGCAGCTGTCCCCCTATGCGGTGCTGTTTGCCGTGCTGCTGTTGTTCGTACTGCTCGGCTGCGTGATGGACAGCATCGCCATGCTGCTGCTGACGGTGCCGGTGGTGATGCCGCTGATCCTCAGTGCCGGCTTCGATCCAGTATGGTTCGGCATTGTGGCAGTGATCACCGTGGAGCTGGGACTGATGACACCACCGGTGGGTATGAACGTGTTCGTGATCAAGAGCGTCTCCCCCGAGGTGCCGATAGGCCAGATTTACAAAGGCGTCCTGCCCTTTGTGTTATCGGATCTGATGCGACTGCTGCTGCTTATTCTGTTTCCGGTGCTGGCCCTGGGCCTGCTCTGA
- a CDS encoding helix-turn-helix domain-containing protein: protein MSEIPIFQLYGEQAPWAAPDMLHYESIAQRSRLHDWEIKPHRHGDLYQLLYVHQGEVELNIEGDIRVMREGALQWVPPLCVHGFRFSPDVTGGVLTLAVPLVSQFEQSLNMPLAFGSVSLCMEPGEDAVLLHSLFEGLAREYHHHLPGRQLALASWVNLLLTWLQRKGLERDNGEELVTRKHKIFFRFSRLVEEHYAQQWPVQKYAETLGISVTYLNTLCRRLGGQSALQFIHQRLLLEAKRSLLYTAMTVSQVSDLLGFSEPAYFSRFFRRLAGTSPNTFRQAGIAQFDSVSDEEKAGPLR from the coding sequence GTGAGCGAGATCCCGATTTTCCAGCTGTATGGTGAACAGGCCCCTTGGGCGGCCCCCGATATGCTGCACTATGAGTCGATTGCTCAGCGCAGCCGCTTGCATGACTGGGAGATCAAACCCCACCGGCACGGCGATCTCTACCAGTTGCTTTATGTGCACCAGGGGGAAGTCGAGCTGAATATTGAAGGTGATATCAGGGTTATGAGAGAGGGGGCGTTGCAATGGGTTCCTCCCCTGTGCGTGCATGGCTTTCGCTTTTCTCCGGATGTGACCGGCGGCGTACTGACCCTGGCGGTGCCGCTGGTCAGCCAGTTTGAGCAGTCACTGAATATGCCCCTGGCCTTTGGCAGCGTGTCGCTTTGCATGGAGCCAGGAGAGGACGCAGTCTTGCTACATTCCTTGTTTGAAGGGTTGGCCCGGGAATACCATCATCATTTGCCCGGGCGGCAATTGGCGCTGGCGTCCTGGGTTAACCTGTTGCTGACCTGGTTACAGCGCAAGGGTCTGGAGCGGGACAATGGCGAAGAGCTTGTTACCAGAAAGCACAAAATATTTTTCCGCTTTTCCCGGCTGGTGGAAGAGCACTACGCACAGCAATGGCCGGTGCAGAAGTATGCCGAAACGCTGGGGATTTCTGTCACTTACCTCAACACCCTCTGCCGTCGTTTGGGCGGGCAGAGTGCATTGCAGTTTATCCATCAACGGCTGTTGCTTGAAGCCAAACGCAGCTTGCTCTACACCGCCATGACGGTCAGCCAAGTATCCGATCTGCTGGGGTTCAGTGAACCAGCCTATTTTTCCCGTTTTTTCCGTCGTCTGGCCGGGACCTCGCCCAACACCTTTCGACAGGCGGGCATCGCGCAGTTCGACTCCGTTTCCGACGAGGAAAAAGCAGGGCCACTCCGCTGA
- a CDS encoding SphA family protein produces MTCLTVRTAFNPRRALTLAASLLLISPATLAVTGHYVPGVEGIKGSSVPPAGTYYRGYGVHYDIDQLNDDNGDALPGSNTGSVTALANRFIHITGKQFLNADYGFETIIPVQHTSLDFELIGVDSSETEIGDIFIGPLILGWHGQQWDAVFASGVWFDTGSTSEPASAGKGYKSTMITLGGTFYPDAAKTWSFSALSRYEINFDDDNGVDRGDSFLVEWGLGKRLNNGVELGLIGYDGWQLDENTGGDALPGKVEKHALGLEVGYFWPSLGFGMTGAYLNEYRVDNTTEGDLFRIGLTKIF; encoded by the coding sequence ATGACTTGTTTAACTGTCCGGACTGCCTTCAACCCTCGCCGGGCGCTGACCCTGGCCGCCAGTCTGCTACTGATCTCACCCGCTACCCTGGCGGTCACCGGCCACTATGTGCCCGGTGTGGAAGGGATCAAGGGCTCTTCTGTGCCCCCCGCCGGCACCTATTACCGGGGCTATGGGGTACATTACGATATTGACCAGCTTAACGACGACAACGGCGACGCCCTGCCTGGCAGCAACACCGGCTCGGTGACCGCGCTGGCCAACCGCTTTATTCATATCACCGGCAAGCAGTTTCTGAACGCCGACTACGGCTTTGAAACCATAATTCCCGTCCAGCACACCTCCCTGGACTTTGAGCTGATCGGGGTCGACAGCAGCGAAACCGAAATAGGCGATATTTTTATCGGCCCTCTGATCCTGGGCTGGCACGGTCAGCAATGGGATGCGGTGTTCGCCTCCGGGGTCTGGTTCGATACCGGCAGCACCTCCGAGCCCGCTTCCGCCGGCAAGGGCTACAAGAGCACCATGATCACCCTGGGCGGCACCTTCTACCCGGACGCCGCCAAAACCTGGTCGTTCTCGGCATTGTCCCGCTACGAGATCAACTTCGATGACGACAACGGCGTCGACCGGGGCGACAGCTTTCTGGTGGAGTGGGGCCTGGGCAAGCGCCTAAACAACGGCGTTGAGTTGGGACTGATTGGCTACGATGGCTGGCAGCTGGACGAAAATACCGGTGGCGATGCCCTGCCGGGCAAGGTGGAAAAACACGCCCTGGGCCTGGAAGTGGGCTATTTCTGGCCGAGCCTGGGCTTTGGCATGACCGGCGCCTATCTCAATGAATATCGGGTAGACAATACCACCGAGGGTGATCTGTTCCGTATCGGCCTGACCAAGATCTTCTGA